One Streptomyces lincolnensis genomic region harbors:
- a CDS encoding DUF3117 domain-containing protein, with amino-acid sequence MAAMKPRTGDGPLEVTKEGRGIVMRVPLEGGGRLVVELTPDEADALGDALKKVVG; translated from the coding sequence ATGGCGGCCATGAAGCCGCGGACGGGCGATGGCCCGCTCGAGGTGACCAAGGAGGGGCGGGGCATCGTCATGCGCGTTCCGCTCGAAGGCGGCGGTCGGCTCGTCGTCGAGCTGACCCCTGACGAGGCCGACGCGCTGGGCGACGCCCTCAAGAAGGTCGTCGGCTGA
- the folP gene encoding dihydropteroate synthase: MLRLGRREFGAHEPVIMAIVNRTPDSFYDQGATFRDEPALARVEQAVAEGAAVIDIGGVKAGPGEEVSAEEEARRTVGFVAEVRRRFPDVVISVDTWRASVGEAVCEAGADLLNDAWGGVDPGLAEVAARYGVGLVCTHAGGAEPRTRPHRVTYDDVMADILRVTVGLAERAVSLGVPRESVLIDPGHDFGKNTRHSLEATRRLGEMVETGWPVLVSLSNKDFVGETLDKPVKERVVGTLATTAVSAWLGAQVYRVHEVAETRQVLDMVASIAGHRPPAVARRGLA, encoded by the coding sequence ATGCTCAGGCTGGGCAGGCGTGAATTCGGCGCTCATGAGCCGGTGATCATGGCGATCGTGAACCGCACCCCCGACTCCTTCTACGACCAGGGGGCGACCTTCCGCGACGAGCCCGCCCTCGCGCGCGTGGAGCAGGCGGTGGCCGAGGGCGCCGCCGTCATCGACATCGGCGGGGTCAAGGCCGGACCGGGCGAGGAGGTGTCCGCCGAGGAGGAGGCGCGGCGGACCGTCGGTTTCGTGGCCGAGGTGCGGCGGCGCTTCCCCGATGTCGTCATCAGCGTGGACACCTGGCGGGCCTCGGTCGGTGAGGCGGTGTGCGAGGCCGGGGCGGATCTGCTGAACGACGCGTGGGGTGGGGTGGATCCGGGTCTCGCGGAGGTCGCCGCGCGGTACGGGGTGGGGCTGGTGTGCACGCACGCGGGTGGTGCGGAGCCGCGGACCCGGCCGCACCGGGTGACGTACGACGACGTCATGGCCGACATCCTGCGGGTGACGGTGGGGCTGGCCGAGCGGGCCGTGTCGCTCGGGGTGCCGCGGGAGTCGGTGCTGATCGATCCCGGGCACGACTTCGGGAAGAACACGCGGCACAGTCTGGAGGCGACTCGACGGCTCGGGGAGATGGTGGAGACGGGGTGGCCGGTGTTGGTGTCGCTGTCCAACAAGGACTTCGTGGGGGAGACGTTGGACAAGCCGGTGAAGGAGCGGGTGGTGGGGACGCTGGCGACGACGGCTGTGTCGGCGTGGCTGGGGGCGCAGGTGTACCGGGTGCATGAGGTCGCCGAGACGCGGCAGGTGCTGGACATGGTGGCTTCCATCGCTGGGCATCGGCCTCCGGCTGTCGCCCGGCGGGGGCTGGCGTAG
- a CDS encoding DivIVA domain-containing protein translates to MFLFLVIALAVVVAAVTLAVVGGGEGDGPLPEVAPEQLQDPLPPDRPVNRADIESLRFPLAARGYRMADVDDALGRLGAELAERDARIADLESALAGARTAAHLSMEKQAEEDHQ, encoded by the coding sequence ATGTTCTTGTTCCTGGTCATCGCACTCGCGGTCGTGGTCGCCGCGGTGACGCTCGCCGTGGTGGGCGGCGGCGAGGGCGACGGTCCGCTGCCCGAGGTGGCCCCCGAGCAGCTCCAGGACCCGCTGCCCCCGGACCGCCCGGTCAACCGCGCGGACATCGAGAGCCTGCGCTTCCCGCTCGCCGCCCGCGGCTACCGCATGGCGGACGTCGACGACGCCCTCGGCCGCCTCGGCGCGGAACTCGCCGAGCGGGACGCCCGTATCGCCGACCTGGAGTCCGCCCTGGCCGGCGCACGGACCGCGGCCCACCTCTCCATGGAGAAGCAAGCCGAGGAGGACCACCAGTGA
- a CDS encoding enoyl-CoA hydratase/isomerase family protein, with protein sequence MADTVLYELSDGLATITLNRPEAMNALNIATKVALRDAVQAAATDDAVRAVLLTAAGDRAFCVGQDLKEHIGLLAEGSQQVMSTVREHYNPVVRALTEMPKPVVAGVNGVAAGAGFGLALAADYRVVADTAGFNTSFAGVALTADSGISWTLPRVVGPGRAADLLLFPRTVKAQEAYEWGIANRLVPAADLHAEASKVARALAGGPTVAYGAIKESVAFGSSHSLAQTLEKEDELQTRAGASEDHAIAVRAFVNKETPKYLGR encoded by the coding sequence ATGGCCGACACCGTGCTGTACGAGCTGAGCGACGGACTCGCGACGATCACGCTGAACCGTCCGGAGGCGATGAACGCGCTCAACATCGCGACGAAGGTCGCCCTGCGGGACGCGGTACAGGCCGCCGCCACCGATGACGCGGTACGGGCCGTCCTGCTCACCGCCGCCGGTGACCGGGCGTTCTGTGTGGGCCAGGACCTCAAGGAGCACATCGGGTTGCTGGCGGAGGGCTCGCAGCAGGTCATGAGCACCGTCAGGGAGCACTACAACCCGGTCGTGCGGGCGCTGACGGAGATGCCGAAGCCGGTGGTGGCCGGGGTGAACGGGGTCGCGGCGGGGGCCGGGTTCGGGCTGGCGCTGGCCGCCGACTACCGGGTGGTGGCGGACACGGCCGGCTTCAACACGTCGTTCGCGGGTGTGGCGCTGACGGCGGACTCCGGCATCTCGTGGACGCTGCCGCGGGTGGTGGGGCCGGGCCGGGCCGCCGATCTGCTGCTCTTTCCCCGGACCGTCAAGGCGCAGGAGGCGTACGAGTGGGGGATCGCGAACCGGCTCGTGCCGGCGGCCGATCTGCACGCCGAGGCGTCGAAGGTGGCGCGGGCGTTGGCCGGGGGGCCGACGGTGGCCTACGGGGCGATCAAGGAGTCCGTGGCTTTCGGGTCCTCGCACTCTCTGGCTCAGACGCTGGAGAAGGAGGACGAGTTGCAGACCCGGGCGGGGGCCTCGGAGGACCATGCGATTGCTGTGCGGGCCTTTGTGAACAAGGAGACGCCGAAGTATTTGGGGCGGTGA
- a CDS encoding anti-sigma factor family protein yields the protein MSGSRPEPGEGRLAEQHLGDRLAALVDGELGHESRDRVLAHLATCAKCKAEADAQRRLKNVFAEAAPPPPSESFLARLQGLPGGGDSEDGDGSPFGGGGFADGLSPRPGTTGVFGLRRGERFEFGYVPARPHRAPALPPSAANRGFRIHDVSRHEAERSSSRGLRFAFAAAGAVSLAAIALGGVTTVTPTDGAADARGGTGTGSNVTPARSPGTGAATAESQRRRGSGPLLAQGQGQAGGSAPVAPTEVSAPLLPGVPTPARVYEEVVHELAAPVMAGAAAMSPLIRPLSATPPISLTAWSTPTDLSGPDLLASPAPEATSASSPGSGITR from the coding sequence GTGAGTGGATCACGGCCCGAACCCGGCGAGGGGCGCCTCGCGGAACAGCATCTGGGAGACCGACTCGCCGCCCTGGTGGACGGTGAGCTCGGTCATGAGTCGCGGGACCGCGTCCTGGCGCACCTGGCCACCTGCGCCAAGTGCAAGGCCGAGGCCGACGCGCAGCGCCGACTGAAGAACGTGTTCGCGGAGGCGGCCCCGCCCCCGCCCTCGGAGAGCTTCCTGGCCCGGCTCCAGGGGCTTCCGGGGGGAGGTGACTCCGAGGACGGCGACGGTTCGCCGTTCGGCGGGGGAGGGTTCGCCGACGGACTCTCCCCACGACCCGGGACCACCGGGGTCTTCGGCCTGAGGCGCGGCGAGCGCTTCGAGTTCGGCTATGTCCCGGCGCGCCCGCACCGCGCACCGGCCCTGCCGCCGTCCGCCGCGAACCGCGGTTTCCGCATCCATGACGTCAGCCGTCACGAGGCCGAGCGGTCGTCCTCACGCGGGCTGCGGTTCGCCTTCGCCGCGGCCGGGGCGGTGTCGCTCGCCGCCATCGCGCTGGGCGGGGTCACCACGGTGACACCGACCGACGGGGCCGCCGACGCTCGCGGCGGAACCGGCACGGGCAGCAATGTGACACCGGCGCGCAGCCCGGGCACGGGGGCCGCCACGGCCGAGAGCCAGCGGCGCCGCGGCTCCGGCCCCCTGCTCGCGCAGGGCCAGGGACAGGCGGGTGGCAGCGCCCCGGTCGCCCCGACCGAGGTGTCCGCACCCCTGCTCCCGGGGGTGCCCACGCCCGCGCGGGTGTACGAGGAGGTCGTCCATGAGCTGGCAGCCCCGGTGATGGCCGGCGCGGCAGCCATGTCGCCTCTGATACGTCCGCTCAGTGCCACTCCGCCGATCTCCCTGACCGCGTGGTCCACCCCCACGGACCTCTCCGGCCCGGACCTGCTCGCCTCACCCGCTCCCGAAGCCACCTCGGCTTCTTCCCCCGGCTCCGGCATCACCCGCTGA
- the sigE gene encoding RNA polymerase sigma factor SigE: MVGAPLDTTRADRGGAAVPGDRGGVLRRFLGSAGRPKSVNNTAADHSHAGDYAQTATFSTDADGQAWTPPTWEEIVSTHSGRVYRLAYRLTGNQHDAEDLTQEVFVRVFRSLSTYTPGTFEGWLHRITTNLFLDMVRRKQRIRFDALGEDAAERLPSREPSPQQVFNDAHFDADVQQALDTLAPEFRAAVVLCDIEGLSYEEIAATLGVKLGTVRSRIHRGRSQLRKALAHRSPEARAERRSFMARVPALGGGGATA; the protein is encoded by the coding sequence ATGGTAGGGGCTCCACTGGACACCACCAGAGCCGACAGGGGAGGTGCGGCCGTACCCGGGGATCGGGGCGGAGTGCTGCGGCGCTTCCTCGGATCGGCGGGCAGGCCGAAATCCGTGAACAACACCGCTGCTGACCACAGCCACGCCGGCGACTACGCCCAGACCGCGACCTTCTCCACCGACGCGGACGGGCAGGCGTGGACTCCGCCCACCTGGGAGGAGATCGTCAGCACGCACAGTGGCCGCGTCTACCGGCTCGCGTATCGACTGACGGGCAACCAGCACGATGCCGAGGACCTCACCCAAGAGGTGTTCGTCCGCGTCTTCCGCTCGTTGTCGACCTACACGCCCGGCACCTTCGAGGGCTGGCTGCACCGCATCACCACCAATCTCTTCCTGGACATGGTCCGGCGCAAGCAGCGCATCCGCTTCGACGCCCTCGGCGAGGACGCGGCCGAGCGCCTGCCCAGTCGTGAACCATCGCCCCAGCAGGTCTTCAACGACGCGCACTTCGACGCCGACGTCCAGCAGGCACTCGACACCCTCGCGCCCGAGTTCCGGGCCGCGGTCGTCCTGTGCGACATCGAGGGACTGTCGTACGAGGAGATCGCCGCGACCCTGGGCGTCAAGCTGGGCACGGTCCGGTCCCGGATCCACCGCGGCCGCTCGCAGCTGCGGAAGGCTCTCGCGCACCGCTCGCCGGAGGCCCGGGCCGAGCGACGCTCCTTCATGGCTCGTGTCCCCGCCCTGGGGGGAGGGGGCGCGACCGCGTGA
- a CDS encoding DNA-3-methyladenine glycosylase I, whose amino-acid sequence MSDGAALAGPDGALRCPWALSTPDYVAYHDAEWGRPVHGDDALYERLSLEAFQSGLSWITILRRREGFRAAFAGFEIAKVATFTDADADRLLTDTGIIRNRAKIDATLANARVLADWSPGELDDLIWSHASAPGPAPATLGDVPAVTPESTALSKALKKRGLRFVGPTTAYALMQACGLVNDHLGTCVARDAP is encoded by the coding sequence GTGAGCGACGGAGCCGCCCTCGCCGGCCCGGACGGCGCGCTGCGCTGCCCCTGGGCCCTGTCCACCCCGGACTACGTGGCGTACCACGACGCGGAGTGGGGCCGCCCGGTCCACGGCGACGACGCCCTCTACGAACGACTCAGCCTGGAGGCCTTTCAGTCCGGCCTCTCCTGGATCACCATCCTCCGCCGCCGCGAGGGCTTCCGCGCCGCCTTCGCCGGCTTCGAGATCGCCAAGGTCGCCACCTTCACGGACGCCGACGCCGACCGCCTCCTCACCGACACCGGCATCATCCGCAACCGGGCCAAGATCGACGCCACCCTCGCCAACGCCCGGGTCCTGGCCGACTGGTCCCCGGGCGAGCTGGACGACCTGATCTGGTCCCACGCCTCGGCTCCGGGCCCCGCCCCGGCCACCCTCGGGGATGTTCCGGCGGTCACTCCCGAGTCGACGGCCCTGTCCAAGGCCCTGAAGAAGCGGGGCCTGCGCTTCGTCGGCCCGACCACGGCGTACGCCTTGATGCAGGCGTGCGGCCTGGTCAACGACCACTTGGGAACGTGCGTGGCCAGAGACGCACCTTAG
- a CDS encoding O-methyltransferase, with the protein MTGNRQTSWAFADAYVAEDEVLHWARDRAREAGLRSVSPGTGAALRLLAASVDAKAVAEIGTGTGVSGIHLLHGMRPDGVLTTVDPEPEHQQFARQAFRACGFASNRARFIPGRALDVLPRLADAGYDLVFCDGDRLEFLDYLAESLRLLRPGGLVVFEGVFANGRTVDSGPQPTEVLRLRELLRAVRESQELVPSLLPVGDGLLCAVKR; encoded by the coding sequence ATTACCGGCAACCGGCAGACGAGCTGGGCGTTCGCCGACGCCTACGTCGCCGAGGACGAGGTGCTGCACTGGGCCCGTGACCGGGCTCGTGAGGCGGGCCTGCGCTCGGTGTCGCCCGGCACGGGCGCGGCGCTGCGGTTGCTGGCCGCCTCCGTGGACGCCAAGGCGGTCGCCGAGATCGGCACCGGGACCGGCGTGTCCGGGATCCATCTGCTGCACGGCATGCGCCCGGACGGCGTCCTGACCACGGTCGACCCGGAGCCGGAGCACCAGCAGTTCGCCCGCCAGGCCTTTCGCGCCTGCGGTTTCGCCAGCAACCGGGCCCGCTTCATCCCGGGCCGCGCCCTGGACGTGCTGCCCCGGCTCGCGGACGCGGGCTACGACCTGGTCTTCTGCGACGGCGATCGCCTGGAGTTCCTGGACTATCTCGCTGAATCGTTGCGCCTGCTGCGTCCGGGTGGCCTGGTCGTGTTCGAGGGCGTTTTCGCGAACGGCCGGACGGTGGATTCGGGCCCGCAGCCGACCGAGGTCCTGCGACTGCGCGAGCTGCTGCGCGCGGTGCGCGAGAGTCAGGAACTGGTGCCGTCCCTGCTGCCGGTGGGCGACGGCCTGCTGTGCGCGGTCAAGCGCTGA